A region of the Oceanihabitans sp. IOP_32 genome:
CTTTCTTTTGATATGTGAATCCTTCTTCTTTTTTTTCTTCCTTACCCCCGCAACTTAAAAGTAATGTTACGAATAAAACGGTCGTTAATTTTAGTAGTGTTTTCATCTAGTTCTGAAGTTTAATTACATTTTTATATAACAAATATAATGCTTAAAGATACGCAAAAACATGATATTTATCATAAAAAAGACATATTAGTCCTATTTTATTTTCAATAGACCCCTTGTGTTTTTAACCAAAAGAACATCAACTAATTACACCAAAACAAACTAAATCCCACAATCTTTTTAAGTTAAAAATACACCCTAAAGAAAGGCGCCCAAGCATCGGCATAAATACTCTTGCTCTTATCGTACAACACATCGTATCGCACACCAAAAGTGATGTTGCCGCTTCTGTATCCCGCTCCAAAAAACAAAGCCGGTACCCAATAGGTATCCCGCTCCAAATTTAAATTAATATCATAGCGCCTGTTAACGTGAAGATTCTCAAATTCGGTAGAGAGCTGTAATTCATTTATCACATTAAATAAGCCCAGTACACTACCGCCCAGTATGGTAGATTTATACGCATTCTTTTGCTTGTTAAATGTGGCGTTAAACCCCAAGCCTAAGGCAAAATTTGAATCGAATTGATAAATGGCACTAGGAGCTACTGTCCCACTAAAATAAGCATCACCAAAGCTTAAACCAATACCTCCACCAAACCTTACATGATCCCAAAAATCGTTTGTCTGTTGTGGTTTTTGTTGTGCGACTGCGAGGCTAACCGAGAACACAAAAAATAAAACCTTAACAATTTGTCTTATATTTAGAGATAAAGTCATACTTATTTTTAAATTTCTAGTAATTCATGATAAATATAACAAAAGAAACTTCTTTTTTTGGTAAATGTCGTATTTTTGAAAAGTGTTTAATCAATCTTTCACTATATTAATTTGACTTAATGGATAAATTTTCATTTTTAAACGCAGCACATTCGGCCTATTTCGCCGATTTATACGACCAATATTTACAACACCCCGATACCGTCGAGCCTAGTTGGAGAGCTTTTTTTCAAGGTTATGATTTTGGATCTCAAAGTTACGGTCTAGAACCCGAGACAATCCAAACGGAAACTACACAAATCCCAGAACACGTTTTAAAGGAATTTCAGGTGGTAAGACTTATTGACGGTTACCGAATGCGAGGGCACTTGTTTACCAAAACAAACCCTGTTAGAGCTCGCCGTAAATACGCACCTACACTTGATATTAAGAATTTTAATCTCGCTGAAAGTGATTTAGACACGGTTTTTAATGCTGGAGAAAATCTAGGTATTGGAGCAGCAACCTTGCGCGAGATTGTTGCGCATTTAGAAAAAGTATACTGTAGTTCTATAGGTGTAGAATACATGTATTTACGCAATCCAGAAGTTATAAAATGGTGGCAAGAACAATTAAATAAAAACGAAAATCAGCCTAATTTCTCGGCCGATACCAAAAAATATATACTCTCAAAACTCAATCAAGCGGTTTCCTTCGAGAATTTTCTGCAAACCAAATACGTAGGCCAAAAACGATTTTCTCTTGAAGGTGGCGAATCTTTGATACCGGCCTTAAGTAATGTGCTTTTTTACTCTGTAGAAAAATATGGTGTTAAAGAATGTGTTATAGGAATGGCGCATCGTGGTCGATTAAGCACGCTTGTAAACATTTTTAGAAAACCTTTAAAAGAACTCTTTAGTGAATTTGATGGTAAAGATTTTGAAGATGAATATATTGATGGTGATGTAAAATACCATTTAGGATTAACCCTTGATAAAACTTACCAAAACGGAAAGAATATCAAGATGAATTTAGTACCTAACCCTTCTCATCTTGAAACGGTAGCATCGGTTGCCGAAGGTATTACAAGGGCAAAAATAGACACCGATTATAACGGCGATAATTCTAAAATAATACCAATAGTAGTGCATGGTGATGCTGCCATTGCGGGCCAAGGCATTGTATACGAAGTCGCCCAAATGAGCCGACTAAAAGGTTACAAAACAGGGGGCACCATACATATAGTAGTAAACAATCAAATAGGTTTCACAACCAATTATTTAGACGCACGATCAAGTACTTATTGTACCGACATTGCAAAAGTCACCCTATCGCCCGTTCTACATGTTAATGCCGATGATGCCGAAGCCGTTGTACACGCCGTAGAAATGGCTTTAGAATACAGAATGCGCTATAAAAAAGATGTTTATATCGACTTATTAGGCTATAGAAAATACGGCCATAACGAAGGTGACGAACCAAGGTTTACGCAACCTCAACTCTATAAAAATATAGCAAAACACCCTAACCCGTTTAAAATTTACTCTGACAAACTTTTAGCAGAAAACACCATAGACAAAGCCTATTTAGATAAAATAGTAGCAGATTTTAGAGACACCTTAGAAAGTGAGTACGAAAAATCTAAACAAGAAGAGGCCTCTATAGTTAGACCCTTTATGCAAGAACGCTGGGCGGCGTTCCAACGCAAAGGATTAGAGGCTTTGCTTGAGCCAGAAGACACAAAATATCCTAAAGACCGCTTAGAGCACATCTCTAAAGTCGTATCTACTGTACCCAAAGGTGTTAAGTTTTTACGAAAAACCGAGCGTATTTTAGAAGGTCGGGCAAAAATGGTTTTTGAAACCGATAGACTCGATTGGGGTATGGCAGAGACTTTAGCTTATGGAAGTTTGTTAGAAGAAGGTTTTAATATTCGCATTTCTGGACAAGATGTAGAACGCGGTACGTTTAGTCATCGTCATGCTATTTTAAAAGACACCATTTCTGAAGAGCGCATTAATTTGCTAAACATAAACCCTAATAATAAAGGTAAAATGGATATTTACAATTCATTATTATCTGAATATGCGGTATTAGGTTTCGACTATGGTTATGCAATGGCAAACCCTAATACCTTAACCATTTGGGAAGCCCAGTTTGGCGATTTTAGCAACGGGGCACAAATTATTTTCGACCAATATTTATCGGCTGCTGAAGATAAATGGAAATCACAAAATGGTATCGTTGTATTATTACCTCATGGCTACGAAGGTCAGGGATCAGAGCATTCCTCGGCTAGAATAGAACGGTACTTACAACTGTGTGGCGACGATAATATGGTGGTTACAAACTGTACCACGCCGGCCAACTTTTTCCATCTGTTACGCCGACAAATGAAACGTGATTTTAGAAAACCACTTATCGTCTTTACTCCAAAAAGCTTGCTGCGTCACCCTAAAGCGGTTTCTTCATTAAAAGATCTAGAAACAGGGCAGTTTGAAGAAGTTATTGACGACACACTAAACCCTAAAAACATTAAAAAACTAGTATTCTGTTCTGGTAAATTTTACTATGATTTATTAGCCGAAAGAGAGAAGCTAGGAACCAAAGACATTGCATTGGTAAGAATAGAACAATTATTCCCACTGCATTTAGAAAAAATTGAGAACGTGATTAAGCGTTATCCAAACGTTGAAAATTACGTTTGGGCTCAAGAAGAACCTCAAAACATGGGAGCTTGGAGCTATATGATGCAACGCATGAATTTAGTAACATTAGAGGTTTGTTCTAGACCCTATAACTCTGTTCCTGCACCGGGCTCGAGTGCTCGAGATAAAAGGAGACAACAACGCGTTATTAATGCCGTGTTTAATATTGAAAATTGATAAGATAATTATAACATACAATTAAAATTATAAAGTATGATTTTAGAAATGAAAGTACCCTCGCCAGGGGAATCCATTACAGAAGTAGAAATAGCCACCTGGTTAGTTGAAGATGGCGATTATGTAGAAAAAGACCAGGCTATTGCAGAGGTAGATAGTGATAAAGCTACCCTAGAACTACCTGCCGAAGTTAGTGGGATTATTACGCTTAAAGCGGAAGAAGGTGATGCCGTGGCAGTAGGTGCCGTAGTGTGCCTAATCGACACCAGTGCAGCAAAACCTGAAGGCGACTCGCCTAAAAAAGAGGAAAAAAAGGAAGAAAAACCAAAAGCAGAAGCCCCAAAGCCAACAGCAACCGAGACTAAAACCTACGCGACAGGTACTGCAAGTCCGGCAGCTAAAAAGATTTTAGCCGAAAAAGGTGTGGATACCGCAACAGTCTCTGGCACAGGAAAAGATGGCAGAATAACCAAAAGCGATGCTTTAAACGCCGTACCAAGTATGGGTACACCAACCGGTGGCAACCGTGGCAGTTCTCGAAGTAAAATGTCTATGTTACGCAGAAAAGTAGCAGAACGTTTGGTTGAGGCTAAAAACACCACAGCTATGCTAACCACATTTAACGAGGTAGATATGTCGCCAATTTTTGCGCTTAGAACCGAGTATAAAGAAACCTTTAAAGCAAAACATGGGGTTAGTTTAGGATTCATGAGCTTTTTTACATTGGCCGTAGTTCGTGCCTTAAAAATGTATCCAGCAGTGAACTCTATGATTGATGGGAAAGACATGATTTCTTATGATTTTTGCGATATAAGTATTGCCGTTTCAGGACCAAAAGGTCTTATGGTACCCGTGATGCGAAATGCAGAAAACTTGAGTTTTAGAGGGGTAGAATCTGAGGTGAAACGCTTGGCTATTCGCGCGCGCGACGGTCAAATAACTGTAGATGAAATGACAGGGGGCACCTTTACAATTTCTAACGGCGGGGTGTTTGGCAGCATGTTGTCTACACCAATTATTAATCCGCCACAAAGTGCTATTCTAGGCATGCATAATATTGTAGAGCGTCCAGTGGCCGTAGATGGTCAGGTTGTTATACGACCAATTATGTACGTCGCCTTATCTTACGATCATAGAATTATTGACGGTAAAGAGTCTGTTGGATTTTTAGTAGCCATAAAAGAAGCATTAGAAAACCCTATAGAACTGTTAATGAACGATGATATTAAAAAAGCATTGGAGTTATAAAAACTAATATGATTTGAAAAAAGTGAGCTAAACCATTTTAGGTAGCTCGCTTTTTTTATTCGCTTTTTTTAATGATCTAATTAAACATAAAAAAAGTCACCAT
Encoded here:
- a CDS encoding alpha-ketoglutarate decarboxylase, with the protein product MTLSLNIRQIVKVLFFVFSVSLAVAQQKPQQTNDFWDHVRFGGGIGLSFGDAYFSGTVAPSAIYQFDSNFALGLGFNATFNKQKNAYKSTILGGSVLGLFNVINELQLSTEFENLHVNRRYDINLNLERDTYWVPALFFGAGYRSGNITFGVRYDVLYDKSKSIYADAWAPFFRVYF
- a CDS encoding 2-oxoglutarate dehydrogenase E1 component: MDKFSFLNAAHSAYFADLYDQYLQHPDTVEPSWRAFFQGYDFGSQSYGLEPETIQTETTQIPEHVLKEFQVVRLIDGYRMRGHLFTKTNPVRARRKYAPTLDIKNFNLAESDLDTVFNAGENLGIGAATLREIVAHLEKVYCSSIGVEYMYLRNPEVIKWWQEQLNKNENQPNFSADTKKYILSKLNQAVSFENFLQTKYVGQKRFSLEGGESLIPALSNVLFYSVEKYGVKECVIGMAHRGRLSTLVNIFRKPLKELFSEFDGKDFEDEYIDGDVKYHLGLTLDKTYQNGKNIKMNLVPNPSHLETVASVAEGITRAKIDTDYNGDNSKIIPIVVHGDAAIAGQGIVYEVAQMSRLKGYKTGGTIHIVVNNQIGFTTNYLDARSSTYCTDIAKVTLSPVLHVNADDAEAVVHAVEMALEYRMRYKKDVYIDLLGYRKYGHNEGDEPRFTQPQLYKNIAKHPNPFKIYSDKLLAENTIDKAYLDKIVADFRDTLESEYEKSKQEEASIVRPFMQERWAAFQRKGLEALLEPEDTKYPKDRLEHISKVVSTVPKGVKFLRKTERILEGRAKMVFETDRLDWGMAETLAYGSLLEEGFNIRISGQDVERGTFSHRHAILKDTISEERINLLNINPNNKGKMDIYNSLLSEYAVLGFDYGYAMANPNTLTIWEAQFGDFSNGAQIIFDQYLSAAEDKWKSQNGIVVLLPHGYEGQGSEHSSARIERYLQLCGDDNMVVTNCTTPANFFHLLRRQMKRDFRKPLIVFTPKSLLRHPKAVSSLKDLETGQFEEVIDDTLNPKNIKKLVFCSGKFYYDLLAEREKLGTKDIALVRIEQLFPLHLEKIENVIKRYPNVENYVWAQEEPQNMGAWSYMMQRMNLVTLEVCSRPYNSVPAPGSSARDKRRQQRVINAVFNIEN
- the odhB gene encoding 2-oxoglutarate dehydrogenase complex dihydrolipoyllysine-residue succinyltransferase: MILEMKVPSPGESITEVEIATWLVEDGDYVEKDQAIAEVDSDKATLELPAEVSGIITLKAEEGDAVAVGAVVCLIDTSAAKPEGDSPKKEEKKEEKPKAEAPKPTATETKTYATGTASPAAKKILAEKGVDTATVSGTGKDGRITKSDALNAVPSMGTPTGGNRGSSRSKMSMLRRKVAERLVEAKNTTAMLTTFNEVDMSPIFALRTEYKETFKAKHGVSLGFMSFFTLAVVRALKMYPAVNSMIDGKDMISYDFCDISIAVSGPKGLMVPVMRNAENLSFRGVESEVKRLAIRARDGQITVDEMTGGTFTISNGGVFGSMLSTPIINPPQSAILGMHNIVERPVAVDGQVVIRPIMYVALSYDHRIIDGKESVGFLVAIKEALENPIELLMNDDIKKALEL